Proteins encoded in a region of the Rutidosis leptorrhynchoides isolate AG116_Rl617_1_P2 chromosome 9, CSIRO_AGI_Rlap_v1, whole genome shotgun sequence genome:
- the LOC139868451 gene encoding uncharacterized protein — protein MLVYSKLAPSLWAEAVNTACFTQNHSIINCQFDKTPYELLFDRRPKVKYFRIFRCVCYVLNDEDNLGKFDVRGDEVIFIGYLQDFVAYRFYNCRTRIIKESTNVKFYKISGMILGHNGSQPGLSTTINFDSYITINFSTSPCAENDSSEFLLLDELDIGLSSTNITHVVTSQIPIVKTYPLEADETSPSSGTNTPVSDETTPSVFPNDQNVEIHVPLWEENDTYPTVNTEPTGSSSSSYVDTSLDNETNPPLPHTTKWTIDHPIYQIIGDLDAPVRTQSASNNECLFAAFLSKVEPKSAHEALQDPDWSIAMQEEIHQFDHLEVWELVPRPPSKTLIDTKWIFKNKKDTHDIVIRNKARLVAKGYR, from the exons ATGCTCGTTTACTCCAAGCTAGCTCCGTCCCTCTGGGCTGAGGCTGTCAACACTGCGTGCTTCACACAAAACCACTCCATCATTAATTGTCAATTTGACAAGACTCCATACGAACTTCTATTTGATCGCCGACCCAAGGTGAAGTACTTTCGCATTTTTCGGTGTGTTTGTTATGTTCtaaacgatgaagacaatcttggAAAGTTTGATGTTCGTGGTGATGAGGTCATTTTCATTGGTTATTTGCAGGATTTTGTGGCTTACCGTTTCTATAACTGTCGAACTCGCATCATCAAAGAGAGCACAAATGTTAAGTTTTACAAGATTTCCGGAATGATTCTTGGACATAATGGTTCCCAGCCCGGTCTTAGTACTAC TATCAATTTTGATTCATACATCACAATAAATTTTTCAACATCTCCATGCGCTGAAAATGATTCATCTGAATTCCTTCTTCTGGATGAACTTGATATTGGATTGTCTTCTACTAATATTACTCATGTTGTCACCTCTCAGATTCCAATAGTAAAGACATATCCCCTCGAAGCTGATGAAACTTCCCCCTCCAGTGGAACAAATACCCCTGTTTCTGATGAAACAACTCCTTCCGTGTTTCCCAATGATCAAAATGTCGAAATACATGTACCTCTGTGGGAAGAGAATGATACCTATCCTACTGTCAATACGGAACCAACAGggtcatcatcttcttcatatgTTGATACTTCTCTTGACAATGAAACCAATCCTCCACTTCCGCATACTACTAAATGGACCATAGATCACCCAATTTATCAAATCATTGGTGATCTAGATGCTCCTGTTCGAACTCAGAGTGCCTCCAACAATGAATGTCTTTTTGCTGCCTTTCTGAGCAAAGTCGAACCTAAGTCGGCTCATGAGGCTCTACAAGATCCTGACTGGTCAATcgctatgcaagaagaaattcatcaaTTTGACCATCTTGAAGTATGGGAACTTGTTCCTAGACCACCTAGTAAAACCCTCATTGACACCAAGTGGATTTTTAAAAATAAGAAGGACACTCACGACATTGTCATTCGCAACAAAGCACGCCTAGTTGCCAAAGGTTATCGATAA